Proteins from a genomic interval of SAR202 cluster bacterium:
- a CDS encoding RNA-binding protein translates to MRIYVGNLPYQTLEEDLQTAFGAYGQVETVTIIRDRQTGRSKGFGFVEMPTASEAKSAIEALNGKPYQSRNLTVNEARPREEGSGFGGGRGGMR, encoded by the coding sequence TTGAGGATCTACGTTGGGAATCTTCCGTATCAGACCCTAGAAGAGGACTTGCAGACAGCATTCGGCGCCTACGGGCAGGTGGAAACGGTTACGATTATCCGTGACCGGCAGACCGGCCGGTCCAAGGGCTTTGGCTTTGTGGAAATGCCGACCGCTTCCGAGGCCAAGTCGGCCATCGAAGCCTTGAACGGCAAGCCGTATCAGTCCCGCAACCTCACCGTCAATGAAGCCCGCCCCCGCGAAGAGGGCAGCGGTTTCGGCGGCGGCCGCGGCGGCATGCGGTAA
- a CDS encoding NUDIX domain-containing protein: MNAEPHKGHKVPRHFTASGYLVNEGKVLLHWHKKVRALLPPGGHIEPNEDPVQAVLREIQEETGVPAEVIPGRLAYDFSYPQQVLPPEAIMVEDIQDPRTGFHQHIDMIYFCRPLGPAPVIKDGWRWFSEEQLKNTGPAEWINGQALEIPADVRRLGLEALRRARESG, from the coding sequence ATGAACGCGGAGCCACACAAAGGGCACAAAGTCCCGCGCCATTTCACCGCCAGCGGGTACCTGGTGAATGAGGGCAAGGTGCTGCTGCACTGGCACAAAAAAGTAAGGGCGTTGCTGCCGCCGGGAGGTCACATAGAGCCCAATGAAGACCCAGTCCAGGCCGTCTTACGGGAGATCCAAGAGGAGACTGGCGTACCGGCGGAGGTCATCCCGGGCAGGCTCGCTTACGACTTCTCATACCCCCAGCAGGTCCTTCCGCCTGAGGCAATTATGGTTGAGGATATCCAGGACCCCAGGACAGGATTCCACCAGCACATCGACATGATTTACTTCTGCCGGCCCTTAGGCCCTGCGCCCGTTATCAAGGACGGCTGGCGATGGTTCAGCGAGGAGCAGCTCAAGAACACAGGCCCGGCGGAGTGGATAAACGGTCAGGCGTTGGAGATCCCCGCCGACGTGCGACGCCTGGGGCTGGAGGCGCTGCGAAGGGCGCGGGAGTCAGGCTAG
- a CDS encoding RNA-binding protein yields MRIYVGNLPYEMAEEELQRTFSAYGQVESATVIRDRQTGRSKGFGFVEMPAASEAKAAIEALNGKQINSRALTVNEARPREERGGGGGGFGGGRGGQGGGQRRY; encoded by the coding sequence TTGAGGATCTACGTTGGGAACCTTCCATATGAGATGGCAGAAGAAGAGCTGCAGAGGACTTTCAGCGCCTACGGGCAAGTGGAGTCAGCCACGGTCATCCGTGACCGGCAGACCGGTCGTTCCAAGGGTTTCGGCTTTGTGGAAATGCCCGCGGCCTCTGAGGCCAAGGCGGCCATTGAAGCCCTTAATGGTAAGCAGATTAACTCCCGCGCTTTGACCGTTAACGAAGCCCGGCCCCGGGAAGAGCGAGGCGGCGGCGGTGGCGGTTTTGGTGGCGGGCGCGGCGGCCAGGGCGGCGGTCAGCGCCGCTATTAG
- a CDS encoding aminotransferase class III-fold pyridoxal phosphate-dependent enzyme, which translates to MATIDERYTKMFAESAKAYKKAVGYFPSGITHQNRYAEPFPVYFNRGMAGVKFDLDGNEVIDYVMGNGALLQGHAHPEIVAAVAAQTAQGTHLGGSTPFEIEWAEAVMRLVPSIEQVRFTNSGTESTYLAIRMARAFTGKNKILKFEEHYHGWHEWALPSQGNNPPAVVPKAIMDMVLVCRPDIDQVERILKNDKDVAAVILEPTGAHYSCFPIQCETFLPKLREVTAKYGVLLIFDETITGFRVSKGGAQVRYNIDPDLSTFGKIVAGGMPGAAVGGKAEIMETMAFRGTPDWDNVRRIGQGGTFNANPPTAMAGIVGLKMLAERPINQRADELAARLKKGINNAFRRAEVPGFAYGIASMVNPMLGMWPKSGNPEDPVISYEERRAGMTSKRTGYLTKAMLTHGVHVMGGQVFMVSSAHTEAQIDKTVEAFEASLRDLRNEGIV; encoded by the coding sequence ATGGCAACCATTGACGAACGGTACACCAAGATGTTCGCGGAATCGGCCAAGGCGTATAAAAAGGCGGTAGGCTACTTCCCCAGCGGCATCACGCACCAGAACCGCTACGCCGAGCCCTTCCCGGTGTATTTCAATCGAGGCATGGCGGGCGTGAAGTTTGACCTTGACGGTAACGAGGTCATCGACTATGTGATGGGGAACGGGGCGCTGCTGCAGGGCCACGCCCACCCGGAGATTGTGGCGGCGGTGGCAGCCCAGACAGCTCAGGGGACGCATCTAGGCGGCAGCACACCTTTCGAAATCGAGTGGGCGGAGGCGGTGATGCGGCTGGTGCCGTCCATAGAGCAGGTGCGGTTCACAAACTCGGGCACCGAGTCCACCTACTTAGCCATACGCATGGCGCGGGCGTTTACGGGCAAGAACAAGATATTGAAGTTCGAGGAGCACTACCACGGCTGGCACGAATGGGCACTGCCGTCGCAGGGGAACAACCCGCCAGCCGTGGTGCCAAAGGCCATCATGGACATGGTCCTGGTATGCCGGCCCGACATCGACCAAGTCGAGCGCATCCTGAAGAACGACAAAGACGTGGCGGCGGTGATACTGGAGCCCACGGGCGCCCACTACAGCTGCTTCCCCATTCAGTGCGAGACCTTCTTGCCCAAGCTTCGAGAGGTGACCGCCAAGTACGGCGTGCTGCTGATTTTCGACGAGACCATTACGGGCTTTCGCGTGTCCAAGGGCGGCGCACAGGTGCGCTACAACATCGACCCCGACCTCAGTACCTTCGGCAAGATTGTGGCAGGGGGCATGCCCGGGGCGGCGGTGGGCGGCAAGGCGGAGATTATGGAGACGATGGCATTTCGTGGGACGCCGGACTGGGACAACGTGCGTCGAATCGGCCAAGGCGGGACGTTCAACGCCAACCCGCCCACAGCCATGGCGGGCATAGTGGGACTGAAGATGCTGGCGGAGCGGCCCATAAACCAGCGGGCCGATGAGCTGGCGGCTCGACTAAAGAAGGGAATCAACAACGCCTTCCGACGGGCCGAGGTGCCGGGCTTCGCGTATGGCATCGCATCAATGGTGAATCCTATGCTGGGCATGTGGCCCAAAAGCGGCAACCCGGAGGACCCCGTTATCAGCTACGAGGAGCGCCGCGCGGGCATGACGTCCAAGCGCACCGGCTACTTAACCAAAGCCATGCTGACCCACGGCGTCCACGTCATGGGCGGGCAGGTGTTCATGGTGTCGTCGGCGCACACAGAGGCGCAGATAGACAAGACGGTGGAGGCCTTCGAGGCGTCGCTGCGGGACTTGCGGAACGAAGGGATAGTGTAG
- a CDS encoding SRPBCC family protein — translation MTQNNALKVIPLGERQWWSLEVLTASMVGLPLGIVLGSLDLALPLVLVIMAGGLAFMYAGGLPFRKASRSATITLDATPQQAFDAAASLAGRAPALQCFWGAALKLEPPVPLQPGATIQSEYKLNARPGTLVWTVVSLNKPGGFSVDMENRYRLRRCQGHASVTIEPAGNGSRVRYTSRVILPLTASHLMGAFYARLLLRGAARDHIKLLRQAIETPVVAP, via the coding sequence GTGACGCAAAACAACGCCCTGAAGGTTATTCCCCTGGGGGAGCGCCAGTGGTGGTCCCTGGAAGTGCTGACCGCCAGCATGGTGGGCCTTCCTCTGGGAATAGTGCTGGGCTCGCTAGACCTGGCTTTGCCTTTGGTCCTGGTGATCATGGCCGGCGGCCTGGCCTTTATGTACGCCGGGGGCCTGCCTTTTCGAAAGGCCTCCCGCTCCGCCACCATCACACTCGATGCCACGCCACAGCAGGCCTTCGACGCCGCGGCGTCACTGGCGGGCCGGGCGCCGGCCCTGCAGTGCTTCTGGGGCGCGGCCCTTAAGCTGGAGCCGCCCGTCCCGCTTCAGCCCGGCGCAACTATTCAGAGCGAGTACAAGCTCAACGCTCGACCGGGAACGCTGGTCTGGACTGTGGTGTCGCTCAACAAACCCGGCGGCTTCTCCGTCGATATGGAAAACCGGTACCGGCTGCGGCGATGCCAGGGCCACGCCTCCGTCACCATTGAACCCGCGGGAAACGGCTCGCGAGTCCGTTACACCAGCCGAGTCATTCTACCCCTTACCGCCTCCCACCTCATGGGCGCTTTCTACGCGCGGCTGCTCCTTCGAGGGGCTGCTCGAGACCATATAAAACTGCTCCGGCAAGCCATCGAAACGCCCGTCGTCGCCCCCTAG